CTGTAAGCTAGCATCTTgagtgtctaaaactcgagttccaagataaaactcgagtttttatgTAACACcccgtatttttttttataccaatttaattattatacttaaattataaaagaggcctacaattaaatggattaaattgatCTGGGCCTAAGATATTAAAAGTGAGATATATACTTTGGAATATGAAGCCCAAGTGAGGtgatataagtatatatatatatatgagccttgttaagctttaaaaaaaaaaattaaataaataaaaccctagCTTTCTTCCTCTTTGGTCATACGTGTATTTCCTTTTGCTTCAGCCGACTACTGAACTCTGCTTTTTTCACTGTGGCGTTGAGTTGGAGTCTACAAGTATAATTTTCTAATGCTCTAGATTTAAGAAGTTGGAATAGTCATAGGTAGAAATTGTTATGAACCTAGACTATCTCTATACTAATAGAAAAGAGTGCAACCTCCATTGTTGACCGAATCAACCATCACCTTTTTGTTATTGGCTAAAACAAGTCCAACGGCATCATGAGAATTATAGGCTACTAGATTGATAGTTAAGGCTTCTACATGGCTTCTTATATTTGATTgaataaatatatgtataataattttttactatgaaGATTTAAAGCTTTTAAAAGGGAGTTTTGGCTTTTCTAGCAGACCATGATGATTATTATAGTAggaattgtatatatatagccatATGGTCACCATAGACTTTGAAATTGAACAAATAGAGTAATAGGTTTGGACTTTGTGACTATGTTAAAGGGATAAGGGTGCTTGTGTTAATATGTATTCACACATAGCCTTCATTGTTGACCAAATCAACTATCACcattttattgttttctaaaaCTTGTCTAGCAGTTTTAATGGGGGAATAGGCAACTAAATGAATGAATTAAGGCTTGTACGTGGGAGTCATGTtagattgaatatatatatataaaatgttagaGTCAATAGATATCCCActtgatgtatatatataatattagagTCAATACCCAGCAGCATCAAGTGGGAATGCTAAGCAACTAGATGGATAAATTAAGGCTATACGTGGCTTCCAATATTAAATTAGATAGTTAAGTGAATAAATAGAGGATTTTGGATATAACAATTTTGTCTAAGATAAAACCGTTTAAGcgtgaaaatagatttttaagtaggaaattgtgtattgatgaacctatttttggtgttgctaggttctaattctacagatttgttgtgattcaagggaggttgatttcttttatttttgcaactaagaGGTAAGTGGTGTTTGTTAATTTTGGTGGTTTTCCCAAAACAGTAtttgattattaaactattctatatcaaataaatatgttgatattatatataaattgatactTTATAAATGCTTGATGTGCACGTTGAATATTCATTTTACGAAAAACATGTGGgacaacctaaatttatttaaacttgtatgtgtgaatatatattgatattttgagaattatgaatggattatttatgtgagcatcttgaatatgttttgaaaacctatgaTAAATCGTGATTAAAAAGCTCAGTATTATGTTAGTCCTTAACAAGGGACAATCATACTGCAGctagtccttagcaagggacgATCCCGGAAAAGGGGACAGTGCACATTTGGTAGCTCCTTAGCAAGAGAGTATACTATTGAGGATCCAAAAAGGAAGCTCCTTAGTAAGGGAGTGCACCTTTAGGTTCCAAAGGAACCATCCttaagaaagagaatgaaaagGAGGTTCCAGTCCCAGAAAAGGGGATAGCGCAACCTTGTTAACGGGGCGTAAATGTTGACCACGAGTAAAACCTAGgaaattgtgtttgtgatggtatcgatatatatatatatatatacactatgaTGGCTcactatataaagattattatttcttttatatgaaataaatgatgataaaatattgatgagatATGAGTAATGAAttgtttgtaaaaattatttttttaaaggttgttcCCACACCCCAATGTTAGTAAAttccacttattgagttatctcacccCCCCTTTATTTCCCTTTACAGATACATTAGATGGATTATTGGAGTAGAGATTCCTAAAAGTCAgcagttacaaattattttgtgggactgaggattttatttttacttttatgatATTAAACATTGTACTAGAGAGTTTTTTTGaggatgttttaatttttggtggattagagctctgacatttgtgatgaaatttttaAGTTGCtggattcttttatttaatatttttatagatttttcaaattaaatagaattttattgctTATGATTTTTGGGGCGTTACATTTTAAGTCTCGATTTGTAAGTGGTGGAAACTGATATGGAAGAAAATACACTTGGAAATtcacgtggaactcgagtatAAAGGACTCGAGttttacttcttcttccttGTTGGGTCAAAATTCCTGTAGATCAGACTCAAATCATCCAATCGCCTACTGTTCTTCCTCTGTTCTTCGTCCCTGTTCTTCGTTGTCGTGCAGATCAGACTCAGATCGTCCAATCGCCCACTTAGATCTGTTCTTCGTCTCTGTTCTTTGTCTCTATTCTTCGTCGTCGTGCAGATCGGACTTAGATCGTTCCTTTCTTCGTGCCAGTTGTCGTTGTGCAAATCATCTGCGTCCTCCATCTTCTTCAGAAAGGAACAATTTAAGTCTTCTCCAGGTCGTCGTCTTCTTCTTTTGATCCggatcttcttttccttctcttctccGCCTTTTctccttctccatcttcaaATCTACTTCTATGGAACTTGAGTCTCTCAAACTTCAGTTCCACGTGGCTAAGTTCTTCCATGGCAGCagtagaactcgagtttgagACCCTCAATTTTTGTCATtgatctcgagttttaaaaactcgagatgctagtttccaaATTCCTTACAAACATctattaacttattatattctttCTCCCTACTGCACTAGCCTGCAAATTCCAATTAACAAAGCTATATTCACAAAGTTTCTTTTACAATCCATTCCTAATGTACAAATTCATAGGGTGGTGACCGTGCTCTCTTGAAAGCAAGTTTGCGATATAAACTAGAATTGAAATGAAAGCAACATGAGAAGATGTATCATGTTTCATGTATATGCATAATCTATCTCACAGCGTGTGGATTTCATATGATTGTGAGGTCTACACACTGTGAGAGGAATAATGGATATCTGATCCATAAAAGATAATTATTAGGTGTGGGGGGCAAGCAAGAGATCTTGTTAGCACTCAAGTATTAAGATTTTTGGTATCAACATCAAATTGGAAAACAAGGAGATGTGAAGCCCAGTATAATGCAACATAAAGTACCCACACTTAGGTCAGACATTGAATGAAGTAGATTTTGCACTAATCTTCTATGCAAGAACTTAATGCAACCAATTGCACAGATGAATGTCCTATGCAATGACATACACTATTGTTTAAATGGAATGTCATAACCAGCAAGTTTAGCAGCTGCATGTAACCAGCACAGATGTTTCTCTAAAAATCAAGAAAAGGCACAGGTGCATGTAACCAGCAAATTTGATTGACATTGTTTACAACCATTCTCACCACTTCTCTGACCTCTTCTTGTGCTTTCTTCATGATATGCTTTTCCATGAGCTGCCATTACCCACTTCATTGTTGCTATAGAGGTATCAGTTAAACAGGTCTCGATATTTTCAAACCAAATAGATAGCCTCAGTTTACATCTGATTGTGTGTATATATCTGTAGGATTAGGTCCTATAGTGTTCTTAGGGTaacttttatttgaaaaaaaaaaaatgctgggAGCCTCTGGTCTCCTGCTTCAATCTATTCAATGGAGTATATGGATGTTTGCATTAAAAATATAAGGGTCAAATGGACACCGCCTCCTTCAAGCTTAATGTCGGGATTTTCCAGTTCAAGTATGTGGCGTATGTGGATCTGGGACGATGAATGCATAAGGGCCAGGATCTTTTTGTGGACAGCTGCTTCTGCAGTAATAAAAGCTCTACTCTTTTGTCAAGTTATGGGGTATTCTGAAATTTATAGTGGAGAGCACTCTGGGCTGAACTAGTTGTGTTACTTAACTCGGAAAAGCTATAATTCCCTCTGGAAATTGCATGGATTCagaagagaatgagaaagtTGTTTTAGCTCTTGCTACTGCTGCAAAAGAGAATGAGAAGCCAGCGTATGACCTGAAGaatatttctcttttctccTTCCCATTGTATAGCTTGATatggaataaataaataaaaagatcaCGACACAATATAtgcaagaaataaaataagatttatCCTCATGCGCGTGAACCTAAAAGgaagaaattttatttcaaatatttagATGATCACAATAGTAATAAGATAGAGAGAGATACAACACACCTCAGGAGAACAAGCCCAACAGTCAGGTTTTGCAAAATAAGCTCACATTGGCCTACACAATTCTACTTACACAATAGAATTTTGCATGCTAAttgcccctcaaaacttcaattcttttccaTCCCAAATTTTCTTGTCAAATGAACCATTTTCAATGCAATTATTAATGCTATCCTATTTCTGATTTCATCACAAAAACTGAAATACCAATACCTCCATGACTTCTTCACCAGTAAGGTGCCACAAACACTCCAAAAGCCTACAACAAAACCGAGTCCAATGCTAACAATAAACCATAGCCTTTCAGTATCATCTCCATCCTGTTTGTCTTGAGCAATACCACTACCATCAGAAAAAGTTGGCCCATCAAATGTTTCATCTCCTGGGCACTTGGTCGGAAGTGGAGAACCACACAATCGAGGGTTGCCCTTATATATAGATGCATCATTTAGTGTTTGGAGCTGATTACCAGATGGGATTCTTCCTGCTAATTTGTTAAATGACAAGTTCAAGTGTACCAAGGAAGTTAAAGAAGACATGCTTTCAGGAATAGGTCCGGAAAGGCTATTCTTTGAGAGATCAAGTGTTTCCAGGAACCGCATGTTTCCAATATTCTTGGGAACATTTCCAGTGAGATGATTCCTTGACAAGTTTAGTGTATCCAGTGCTGTAAGACTTGTTATTTCATCAGGAATTCCTCCTATTAAATTATTCCCTGAAAAATCAATGGTGGTAACAAATTGGAGAGTGCTACCATATTCGAGCTCTCTTCCTTTTGTCATTATGATGGCTTTCTCAACATAATTGACATAAAAAGAGGGCCAGATGATGCCATTGCCATAAATCAAAGCAGTAAAATTGCCCAAACAGTTTGGAATTCTCCCAAAAAGATTGTTTTGTGCAACATCTAGGATGTGAAGAGCTGGAAGATTGCACCACTGTCGAGGGATGATTCCACTAAATTGATTTGACCGTAAGCGTAGTATTTTGACTTCTGATCCTATCCATGATGGAAGAATCCCCGAGAGATGATTCCCACTAAGATCAAGGCTCACAAGAGAACAATTTTGCAAGGAAGAAGGAATTTCACCATAAAGATTATTGTTGCTCAACACTAGTACATGAAGAGAACTCAAGAAACCCATTGAGCTCAGAATTTTTCCAGATAGGTTGTTGTATGAAATATCCACAACCCACAATAGTTGTGACTCATTCCAATGATGGGGGAGCCACCCTGAAAGCTTATTGTTTCGAAGGTAAAGTCCTCCAAGATCATTTATTTTCCATATGGACAAGGGAATTGTACCATTGAGGTTGTTCTCTGAAAGGTCTAAACAGCGCAACCTTGGCATTAGATCATCAATATTTGATGGGATAGAGCCTGAAAATGAATTGCTTTTCAAATACAACTCGGTCACATTACTAAACCAAAGTGGGATAGGACCCTTGAAGCAGTTATTACTGAGATcaataaaatttacatttgGAAGTACTAATTGATGTGGCAACTTCCCCATAATCTGATTTTGGGATAGATCAAAGTGAATGATTTGAGAAGATATCATAGAGAACCATTCCTTAGGTATAGTGTCTATGATTCCAACATTTTTAAGGGTGACAACTGTAAGTTCACTTTGAACTTGAAGCCATACTGGAAATTTAGGGCCACAAAGACAGCTTTCTAGTTCAAGGATTTTGAGCTTGAAAGGAGGAACCCAATCATATGTTACATTGAAAACTAGGGAATGGTTTGTATTGGCTTTTAGTACAACATTTTCTAGTCTTGTGAGATTCATCAGTTGGACTTCTGTTATAACACCTTCCAAAAAATTCTCATAGAGAAACAAATTGACTAGGTTTGAGAGTTGTCCAAAGCTTTCAGGAATGGTTCCATTCATCTCATTATTAGAGAGGTCCAAATCTTGCAAGGATGACAAGCTGCCAATAGAAGCTGGAATTGAACCCCAAAAAGAGTTA
The sequence above is drawn from the Castanea sativa cultivar Marrone di Chiusa Pesio chromosome 5, ASM4071231v1 genome and encodes:
- the LOC142635873 gene encoding receptor-like protein EIX2 gives rise to the protein MGSFNLTVVFLLLIIKLSSCSDHHTSVLKCIQTEREALLSFKEGINLTHEYDWRSYDLVVYKWLGEDCCQWAGVECNNKSGHVTKLDVRGFQFNEQISSLDWLSGLSSLKYLDMGGVDLSRVGANWLHAVNRLPSLVELHLDHCKLQSLPTSLSLVNLTSLFVLDLSYNHFTSSIPQWLVNLTSLTKLDLRFNNLLGKIPDSLGRLGSLRYLNLEYNSFWGSIPASIGSLSSLQDLDLSNNEMNGTIPESFGQLSNLVNLFLYENFLEGVITEVQLMNLTRLENVVLKANTNHSLVFNVTYDWVPPFKLKILELESCLCGPKFPVWLQVQSELTVVTLKNVGIIDTIPKEWFSMISSQIIHFDLSQNQIMGKLPHQLVLPNVNFIDLSNNCFKGPIPLWFSNVTELYLKSNSFSGSIPSNIDDLMPRLRCLDLSENNLNGTIPLSIWKINDLGGLYLRNNKLSGWLPHHWNESQLLWVVDISYNNLSGKILSSMGFLSSLHVLVLSNNNLYGEIPSSLQNCSLVSLDLSGNHLSGILPSWIGSEVKILRLRSNQFSGIIPRQWCNLPALHILDVAQNNLFGRIPNCLGNFTALIYGNGIIWPSFYVNYVEKAIIMTKGRELEYGSTLQFVTTIDFSGNNLIGGIPDEITSLTALDTLNLSRNHLTGNVPKNIGNMRFLETLDLSKNSLSGPIPESMSSLTSLVHLNLSFNKLAGRIPSGNQLQTLNDASIYKGNPRLCGSPLPTKCPGDETFDGPTFSDGSGIAQDKQDGDDTERLWFIVSIGLGFVVGFWSVCGTLLVKKSWRYWYFSFCDEIRNRIALIIALKMVHLTRKFGMEKN